A part of Impatiens glandulifera unplaced genomic scaffold, dImpGla2.1, whole genome shotgun sequence genomic DNA contains:
- the LOC124917412 gene encoding probable polygalacturonase At3g15720, which yields MNLINPNLKAFLQAWGKACESSSISTMLVPGGKTYLLIPIQFKGPCKGPSIQVQIDGILLAPSIRSQWKDCPDNTWIAFSQIIGLHINGKGKLNGQGLSWWKTNPRNNYNQWNQKESSCTKSTSFCSKASTILGACAKPTGIRFIGCNNLVLSGLTHINPPSRHINIYGCQNVQISHLTITAPANSPNTDGIGISSSSNVRITDSFIGTGDDCVAISTGSTNIFVGGVQCGPGHGISVGSLGQGGSSSNVDGVFVQNCTFTGTENGVRIKTWPGGKGYARNITFTGIRLNNVKNSIIIDQTYCQVAENCQDQAQAVQVSDVKYIGVQGTSATPQAIVLQCSHHVPCKNIIFNRINITSSTKGNALASCKNAVVSIQTAISPNVSCISAI from the exons ATGAATTTGATAAACCCTAATTTGAAGGCTTTCTTACAAGCATGGGGTAAAGCATGTGAAAGTAGCAGCATTTCTACCATGTTGGTTCCTGGAGGaaaaacatatttgttgatTCCTATTCAATTCAAAGGCCCTTGCAAAGGGCCATCTATTCAAGTTCAG atTGATGGAATCCTATTGGCACCCAGCATCAGGAGTCAATGGAAAGATTGCCCGGATAATACATGGATCGCGTTCTCACAAATTATCGGCCTTCACATTAATGGAAAGGGAAAACTCAATGGCCAAGGTTTGTCATGGTGGAAAACCAACCCACGTAACAACTATAACCAATGGAACCAA AAAGAGAGTTCTTGCACCAAATCAACGAGTTTCTGCTCAAAAGCGTCGACG ATATTAGGTGCTTGCGCAAAACCGACG GGAATAAGGTTCATAGGTTGCAATAACCTTGTATTAAGTGGGTTGACTCATATCAATCCTCCAAGTAGACATATAAACATATATGGATGCCAAAACGTCCAAATTTCTCACCTTACAATCACGGCGCCTGCAAACAGCCCTAACACAGATGGAATCGGAATTTCTTCCTCTAGTAACGTCAGAATTACCGACTCTTTCATCGGCACAG GTGATGATTGTGTTGCAATTTCAACGGGTTCTACAAACATTTTTGTGGGAGGAGTTCAATGTGGACCGGGTCATGGTATAAG tgtTGGAAGCCTTGGTCAAGGGGGGTCTTCTTCAAATGTGGATGGTGTTTTTGTACAAAACTGCACTTTTACAGGAACAGAAAATGGAGTCAGGATAAAGACATGGCcg GGTGGAAAAGGTTATGCAAGAAATATTACATTTACTGGCATTCGGTTGAATAATGTTAAGAATTCTATTATTATTGATCAGACATATTGTCAGGTCGCTGAAAACTGTCAAGATCAA GCGCAGGCAGTGCAAGTGAGTGATGTGAAGTACATAGGTGTTCAAGGAACATCCGCAACGCCCCAAGCAATAGTCCTACAATGCAGCCACCATGTTCcttgtaaaaatattatttttaacagaATAAACATAACGTCGTCCACTAAGGGTAATGCTTTGGCTAGTTGCAAGAATGCAGTGGTGTCTATTCAGACCGCAATATCTCCAAATGTTTCATGCATCAGTGCCATTTAA